The Moorena producens PAL-8-15-08-1 genomic interval GGTCCCCAGGCGGCTTTAACCACTCCTGAAACCCTAGATCAGTGGGAAGAACATCTGGAATCTATATTTGCCGGACATCCCATCGATGACTATGATGTGGCTTTGGTCGATACCCTAGAACGCTTTCCAATCGATATTCAACCCTTTAAGGATATGATTGCCGGTCAGCAGATGGATCTCTACCGTAGTCGCTATGAAACCTTTGATGAACTGAATCTTTACTGTTATCGGGTGGCGGGTACGGTGGGGTTAATGTCTAGTTCTGTACTGGGGGTTGACAACTCCACTAGTAAAGCACCCTGGGATCAGCAAACAAACTCCTATAATCCGGTGGGAGAAGCGATCGCATTAGGAATTGCCAATCAGCTAACTAACATCCTCCGAGATATTGGAGAGGATGCTAGACGAGGTCGTATTTACATACCCTTAGAAGATATGGAACGGTTTAATTACACTGAGGACGATTTGTTCAAAGGTGTGGTTGATGACCGTTGGCAGGAACTGATGCGTTTCCAAATTCAACGGGCAAGGGATTACTATACCAAAGCAGAAAGAGGTATTAGAGCCCTAAGCCGTGATGCCCGTTGGCCGGTTTGGTCTGCGTTGATGCTCTATCAGAAAATTCTCAATGTGATTGAACACAACCATTACGATGTGTTTAGCCAAAGAGCCTATGTACCCAAACTCCGTAAGATGTTATCGTTACCGATAGCCTGGCTGAGGGCACAAGTTCTATAGGAAAACCATGGCAAATCGTTAATGGCAAATCTGTCAAAAAATCCCCATCCTACCTATCGGTGGGGTTTTTTTGACCCTTTAACCTTTCCCCTTTGGCGGCGTTGCATCGCTTATAGCGGTTTCTAATTAGGGCAGGTTGGAAAGCGCTATAAGTATATTAACTCCGATGTACTTCAGCAGTGGAAGCGCTATATATAATTTCTTAACTATGGTCAAACTTCCGAAGGGTTGGATTACATGAGCTGAAAGCTGAAGGCTGACGATGGATAAAGGTATCGATGGTGTCGTATAATCAGCAAGTCCAACCACTTTTGTCATATAGTAAGGAGATGTTCATGTTTGAACTGGATGTTGTTTATTTGGAATCCGAATACGCCCACAAGAGTCCTCAGGAAATCCTGAAACTGGCTCTTGACAAATTTGACAACATCGCTATCTCTTTCAGTGGTGCGGAGGATGTGGTTCTTGTGGATATGGCATCCAAGATTAAGCCAGATGTGAAAGTGTTTTCCCTCGACACGGGTCGCTTGCACTCCGAGACTTACCAACTACTTGAGAAAGTCAGACAACACTATGGAATTCCACTAGAAGTGATTCTACCGGACGCGGATGCAGTGGAAGCACTGGTTAAACAAAAGGGGTTGTTCAGTTTCTACCAGGATGGTCACAAAGAGTGCTGTGGTATTCGCAAAGTGGCTCCCTTGCGTCGCCAACTGGCTAAGCTGGATGCTTGGATTACGGGTCAGCGCAAGGACCAGAGTCCTAGTACTCGCGCTAATATCCCTGTTGTCCAGGTAGACCAGGCGTTCTCAACCCAAG includes:
- the crtB gene encoding 15-cis-phytoene synthase CrtB, giving the protein MLQLPKSQPMRNLASRSKSYELCRQITAKYSKTFYLGTLLMPEAKRRAIWAIYVWCRRTDELVDGPQAALTTPETLDQWEEHLESIFAGHPIDDYDVALVDTLERFPIDIQPFKDMIAGQQMDLYRSRYETFDELNLYCYRVAGTVGLMSSSVLGVDNSTSKAPWDQQTNSYNPVGEAIALGIANQLTNILRDIGEDARRGRIYIPLEDMERFNYTEDDLFKGVVDDRWQELMRFQIQRARDYYTKAERGIRALSRDARWPVWSALMLYQKILNVIEHNHYDVFSQRAYVPKLRKMLSLPIAWLRAQVL
- a CDS encoding phosphoadenylyl-sulfate reductase, translated to MFELDVVYLESEYAHKSPQEILKLALDKFDNIAISFSGAEDVVLVDMASKIKPDVKVFSLDTGRLHSETYQLLEKVRQHYGIPLEVILPDADAVEALVKQKGLFSFYQDGHKECCGIRKVAPLRRQLAKLDAWITGQRKDQSPSTRANIPVVQVDQAFSTQERTLIKFNPLANWSSEQVWKYIRTNDVPYNQLHAKGFVSIGCEPCTRPTLPNQHEREGRWWWEGQKEKECGLHNTTEQVMTKKEHQTVRV